A window of Fodinibius salinus contains these coding sequences:
- a CDS encoding cation diffusion facilitator family transporter yields the protein MAASSKKVIYAALVANAIIALIKFGAAFLTGSSAMFSEGIHTTVDTGNQLMLLLGIKKAQKPADENHPFGYGKEIYFWSFIVAIMVFAVGAGVSIYEGIHSVMDPHPIENVMLNYGVLGFAIIATGIAWYFALKAFNQVKEDKGFFETVHGEKNPTTFVVLFEDSAALAGLFVALAGIGLSQWTGNPIFDGIASICIGLILGTTAAWLAYETKGLLIGESADPKIISGIKNIASRHKAIKAINEALTIHMGPEYILATLSVDFEDSLTASLIEEDIDKITKEIKQSFPNVKRVFVEAEPPNQN from the coding sequence ATGGCTGCTTCTTCAAAAAAAGTAATTTATGCTGCTCTTGTTGCCAACGCGATAATCGCTTTAATTAAATTTGGTGCCGCCTTTCTTACCGGCAGCTCAGCTATGTTCTCTGAAGGTATTCATACGACTGTTGATACTGGAAATCAACTTATGCTTTTACTGGGGATTAAAAAAGCTCAAAAACCTGCAGACGAAAATCACCCGTTTGGTTATGGTAAAGAAATTTATTTCTGGAGCTTTATTGTAGCCATAATGGTATTTGCTGTGGGCGCGGGCGTCTCCATTTATGAAGGGATTCACAGCGTTATGGATCCCCATCCCATTGAAAATGTAATGCTTAACTATGGGGTATTGGGATTTGCGATTATTGCCACAGGTATCGCCTGGTACTTTGCGCTTAAAGCGTTCAACCAAGTAAAAGAAGACAAAGGGTTTTTTGAAACCGTCCACGGAGAGAAAAACCCTACTACTTTTGTGGTTCTTTTTGAGGACTCGGCTGCCCTGGCCGGTTTATTTGTAGCACTTGCAGGCATTGGCCTTAGCCAATGGACAGGCAATCCCATTTTCGACGGTATTGCATCTATCTGTATCGGACTCATCCTTGGGACAACAGCCGCGTGGTTGGCTTATGAAACAAAAGGCCTTTTAATTGGTGAAAGCGCAGATCCAAAAATTATATCCGGGATCAAAAATATTGCTTCACGTCATAAAGCCATTAAGGCTATAAATGAAGCACTTACCATACACATGGGGCCTGAATACATTCTGGCTACGCTTAGCGTAGATTTTGAGGATTCACTGACGGCTTCACTAATTGAAGAAGACATCGATAAAATCACAAAAGAGATTAAGCAAAGCTTCCCAAATGTAAAACGTGTATTTGTTGAGGCTGAACCACCTAATCAAAATTAA
- a CDS encoding PH domain-containing protein — MSEPNIIKKAKFTPKVKTYLLVSGAIILTCTIVGIVLLPFYFIIAPFFIKKYYSYLRADLSERTLQFERGYIFHMEKTIPLDKIQDLTFRQGPLLKYFEMSILKVETAGGSAQGQANLKLIGIENAAEFRKLVLNQRDKVTNRTQPQSSSAADESTLSILSEIRDSLKIIEQKMD; from the coding sequence ATGTCGGAACCGAACATTATCAAAAAGGCCAAATTCACACCAAAAGTTAAAACATATCTTCTTGTTTCAGGGGCTATAATATTAACTTGTACCATTGTAGGCATTGTGTTACTGCCATTTTACTTTATTATTGCCCCCTTCTTCATCAAAAAGTATTACAGCTATTTACGAGCTGATCTTAGCGAGCGGACACTACAATTCGAAAGGGGCTATATTTTCCACATGGAAAAGACCATTCCACTGGACAAAATCCAGGATCTTACCTTTCGGCAAGGTCCGCTGCTTAAATATTTTGAAATGAGCATCCTGAAAGTAGAAACGGCCGGCGGAAGCGCACAGGGACAAGCGAACCTTAAACTTATCGGGATTGAAAATGCAGCCGAATTTAGAAAATTAGTACTCAACCAACGTGATAAAGTTACCAACAGAACTCAGCCGCAATCGTCATCTGCTGCAGATGAATCTACTCTAAGCATTCTCTCTGAAATTAGGGATTCTTTGAAAATAATTGAGCAAAAGATGGATTAA
- a CDS encoding RNA polymerase sigma factor produces MCRIYPDGMEEQKDIYQVIIAEAWRPLSSFNGEARIGTWIYRLAVNTAMSYNRKKETRQNYHSKYKKEQGKPTFTPKDHGQDEMLSKLYRAIVGSMHQKKLLSPCIWVILVTEQLLLSLTLLKTTWV; encoded by the coding sequence TTGTGTCGCATATATCCAGATGGGATGGAAGAGCAGAAAGATATCTATCAGGTAATTATTGCTGAAGCTTGGCGTCCGCTTTCGTCATTTAATGGGGAGGCCCGCATAGGAACTTGGATATATCGTTTGGCTGTAAATACAGCTATGTCTTATAATCGTAAAAAGGAAACCAGACAAAACTATCACTCCAAGTATAAAAAAGAACAAGGAAAACCAACTTTTACACCTAAAGATCATGGACAAGATGAAATGTTGTCGAAGTTGTATCGGGCCATTGTAGGTTCAATGCATCAGAAAAAGCTACTATCACCATGTATTTGGGTGATTTTAGTTACAGAACAATTGCTTTTGTCACTGACATTACTGAAAACTACGTGGGTGTAA